The genomic segment GCTAGAACTGGAACTAACAGAAGAGAAGCTGCCAATGACACTGTCACGGCAGGAAGTGAGTCATAAAAATATTAACACTTCCCTCACAgtaatttttcttatttttctattaCAAGTTAAATGTGTCTTTTGCATCGCCATACTTGTGTAGGTAATTCGGCGGCTTAGAGAACGAGGGGAACCAATCCGACTGTTTGGAGAGTCCGACTATGATGCCTTCCAGAGACTCAGGAAGATTGAGATTCTGACCCCAGAAGTAAACAAGGTAGGACTGAGTGTGTCTTGGAGTGGGACACATCATCCAGTAAAGATATGCTGATTCAAGTCCATCCTATCtaggaaaaaaatcaaacagcAACCTCTGCATTGCAGTGGATGTGGCAGTTTATTTATGTCATTATTTTAATAGTGTTATTGtcctaatttttatttttaatttcaattgACACTGTTTAATGCTGCCTCTGTGTCTAGGGCTTGAGGAATGACTTGAAAGCAGCCATGGACAAGATTGACCAGCAGTACCTGAATGAGATTGTTGGAGGAACAGAGCCAGGAGAAAAGGACACACAGCACGACCTGAAAGTGCATGAAGAAAACACCACTATAGAAGAACTGGAGGTACATTGCATAATTAACTGGGTCAAGTTATGGGCAATTTATTAATAACTCTTGACTAATTTTGTAGTCACTATAATATTGTTTTAAGGTTCACAGGGATCACAAACTGAGAGttgcaacatttttatcagttatacatttttataaattgtGTTAAAGCAGGTTATGATTCAGTTTATGTCTGATATTGAAACTCTCTTTTAGGCTCTTGGCAAAACCCTGGGAACAGGAGATGATGATGGAGACCAGGATGTTATTGACAAGTTTTTGAGGGTAAGgcaagaaaataatgaaaataatgcttAAACTTTTGGCTGCTATTAACATTGCCTTACGttaaagcaagtgtgaaataaaaacatatacataaacataggAAATgtactattaaaatatatacagataggtaagatatgaaaataataataatgataataataataatgttgatgatgataaagattgttgacttgcagttaaaaaatacaaataagtgaaaactatacaaacactgcaacatttttcttatgtgtgtgtgtgtgtaggtcattcactgtccatcaggttgtggcatgttgatacatatcgggcagcaagatctgccctgtctccttctaggagtatttttaattttagctctatgaaatctgagattacagagttgaacttgttaaaatatatgttccttatttcattgaatgttgtacattgtaggaggacgtgcatctctgtctcaaactcacctgtcgaacaatgaccacaaatactgttttcttttggttgccaggattttttgtgtcttccttttccgattgccagtttgtggtcactgagcctgtacttggttaggatctgtctctgctttctatctctgacggTAGAGAGAGATtcagggccagataacattctgatctactttggcttttagtttatTCTTTCCAAttttccaaataggtttctttacattgttgttgtttttcatttgtttacagtATTGATTTGCATTGTTCTTAAATAGATGAAGAGATATTACAAGTTATTTTGATGATGGGATGTTTTTTGTGATGTATTTTAACACCACCGGTCAAGAACAAATAATCGTAATCTGTCTACTATTTTGTTAATAGTCATGTGTCCTGTTGCATTCTAGTTTCTTCTTGGTGTTTGGGCCAAAGATCTGAACAGCCGAGAGGACCACGTGAAGCGAAGTGTTCAGGGCAAGCTGGCCAGTGCAACCCACTCCCAGACTGAGTCTTACCTCAAACCTCTCTTCAGGAAGCTCAGGAAGAAGGTAACATTTGTGGAGATAGTAAAACAAACTGCAAGGATGTTGTTTATAGAGTggatatacatttttcatttctaataGTTATAATTTCTCTACTATCTCTTTCAGAGTTTACCAGCTGACATCAAAGAGTCAATCACAGACATCATTAAATTCATGTTGGAGAGAGAATATGTCAAGGTACGTTATTATCTGTATAACAGTGTTTTTGACTAAGTTAGCTCCTTTATTAATTTACAAATTTATTCAACTTGTTGTCCAGGCAAATGATGCCTATCTGCAGATGGCCATTGGTAATGCTCCCTGGCCTATTGGTGTGACAATGGTGGGTATCCACGCCCGTACTGGGCGAGAAAAGATCTTCTCCAAGCACGTGGCCCACGTTCTCAACGATGAGACCCAGAGAAAATACATCCAGGTGAGATTATTACCTACAGATAGTGTCTAAATCTCTATTAGGTTGGGATTTGTTTCTAGGACAGTGACCCTCAATATCCAATACAAGCTAATAATGATTGCAAGATCATTACTCTGCCAGTGTAGGAatttatc from the Siniperca chuatsi isolate FFG_IHB_CAS linkage group LG4, ASM2008510v1, whole genome shotgun sequence genome contains:
- the prpf18 gene encoding pre-mRNA-splicing factor 18 isoform X2, whose amino-acid sequence is MDILKAEIARKRKLIEDKELVDGSKRFFKRADLARKEQEEYFRKCGYKVDKKEEDEPSTSANPVLELELTEEKLPMTLSRQEVIRRLRERGEPIRLFGESDYDAFQRLRKIEILTPEVNKGLRNDLKAAMDKIDQQYLNEIVGGTEPGEKDTQHDLKVHEENTTIEELEALGKTLGTGDDDGDQDVIDKFLRFLLGVWAKDLNSREDHVKRSVQGKLASATHSQTESYLKPLFRKLRKKSLPADIKESITDIIKFMLEREYVKANDAYLQMAIGNAPWPIGVTMVGIHARTGREKIFSKHVAHVLNDETQRKYIQGLKRLMTMCQKHFTTDPSKCVEYNAL
- the prpf18 gene encoding pre-mRNA-splicing factor 18 isoform X1 — translated: MDILKAEIARKRKLIEDKELVDGSKRFFKRADLARKEQEEYFRKCGYKVQRETPESQVDKKEEDEPSTSANPVLELELTEEKLPMTLSRQEVIRRLRERGEPIRLFGESDYDAFQRLRKIEILTPEVNKGLRNDLKAAMDKIDQQYLNEIVGGTEPGEKDTQHDLKVHEENTTIEELEALGKTLGTGDDDGDQDVIDKFLRFLLGVWAKDLNSREDHVKRSVQGKLASATHSQTESYLKPLFRKLRKKSLPADIKESITDIIKFMLEREYVKANDAYLQMAIGNAPWPIGVTMVGIHARTGREKIFSKHVAHVLNDETQRKYIQGLKRLMTMCQKHFTTDPSKCVEYNAL